Part of the Salmo trutta chromosome 2, fSalTru1.1, whole genome shotgun sequence genome, TTCCCTGAACTCTTAAGAACCAATGGGAAGAGGATTAATGTGAACAACTTTCAGACTAAACTTGGCAGAGTATACATAAGAGAATACATTCATCTATATGCTGTAATTCCATTTAAAATAGTTCAAAAAGGTAAAATTATCCAAGATTACACCAGATATACATCCCACTTGTGACTGATGTAAGCAGGCTCCTTCTACTTTATTGCACGTTTTGGACATGCCCGAAATTGACAGATTTCTGGatatgcatttttttgttttctaaGATACTGGACACACCTATAGAAGCTTCTGCCTTTATTGCATTATTCAGAGTGGCACCACAGGAAGCTCCTCTAAACAGTTATATGGGCAATATGCTGGCATTTACTACTCTTCTAGCTAGACGTCATACTATTTAAGTGGAAGGATCGATTTCCTCCTACTTTTAACCATTGGATAAAGGAAGTTATGCAACATCTCAAGCTTGAGAAAATACGCTACTCTGTTAGGGGTTCTGCAACTACATTTTATAATATCTGGCAACCTTTCCTATCCTTTGTAGAAGAGATGGACCCAGCTAATTTCCCAACTCCATAACCCAACCCAAATTATTTGTATCATTATTTTACTCTTTTTTAACTTTGTTTTACAATagctttgtattttttttattttattttttaccatgCCTGCTTTTAAGTCTGGTTTTGGAGTGGAGCATTGGGGTTGATTTGGTAGGGGATCCGTGTGTTTTCTGCCCTCTACCTGTTCTTACTGTGTTATCTGTATagtcccaaaacattttttttaatgagctggtcgagcataacacggcaaccctgttacccatagataaaCAAGGTACACACTTTTTGAGgatgaagcttgcattcaattgccaatCCCtgttgcacgcacgcacgcacgcacgcacacacacagagtggatttatggctgatttaagattaaAACGTCAACCCTTGTACAGTCAAccttgttactttatttggcacttaaagTTAAAATATGTGACTAATATGACTTTTTgggcaagtctaagaagcggtaaatctgttctatgcttcctgttcttaaatttggttttgcgtcttttactttcggttttgtacacagCTTCAAAGAgctgaaaataaaaaatatatttaatagtggtttagatggtacaatgattctctacactatacttgcttgttttgtcacaaactgaaattaggctaacTATTAGATTTTTGCTACCAGGAAATTGCGATTTCTGCAAAGTGCATctttaataggcacttactatagtcatttttGTATTTAGCCtcgagatgggaaaacatgtgtTTTTATTAAGTGGAACATGTGCTCTTTGACAGAATGTACAAATTTGGTGAAATCAAAATGTTTTTTACACTTCTCAAAAAGGCACGTGGTACGACCCATCTGTATTCCttaaaacctgtttaggatagggggcagtattttcacggccggatgaaaaaacgtacccgatttaaactggttactactcttgcccagaatcgagaatatgcatattattagtagatttggatagaaaacactctgaagtttctaaaactgtttgaatggtgtctgtgagtataacagaactcatacgaaaggcaaaaacctgagaaaattccaagcaggaagtggactgtctgagaattgtagttcttttgattctctatcgaaactacagtatctgtggggttacgttgcttccattggctgtctaaagccttcagaaagtggattgagccttctcctgtctctgggcagagtatagtggctcagtttctcagtggtctgcctggggacaaaaagattggatatgcgcgttcccacaagcacgctgttttttctttttcctccttgaatgaatacactattgtccggttggaatattatcgctattttacgagaaaaatagattttaaacagtgtttgacatgcttctaagtacggtaatggaacattttgactttttttgtctcgaaatacactcgcgcgttaccctttggatagtgacctgaacgcacgaacaaaacggaggtatttggacataactatggattatttggaacaaaaacaaaatttattgtggaagtagcagtcctgggagtgcattctgacaaagatcagcaaaggtaatacaatatttctaatactaattctgagtttatgttgccccgaacttggcaggtgtcaaaatagctcgccgtgatggtgagctatgtactcagaatattgaaaaatgtgctttcgccaaaaagctattttaaaatctgacacagcgattgcatcaaggagttctgtatgtataattcttaaaataattgctatgtattttgtcaacattttttatgagtatttttgtaaattcacgggaggtttttggtgggaatacatgttctgaacatcacatgccaatttaaaaagctgtttttggatataaatatgaacttgattgaacaaaacatacatgtattgtataacataatgtcctaggagtgtcatctgatgaagatcatcaaaggttagtgcttcatttagctgggttttgggttttattgacatatatgcttgcttggaaaatggctgtgtgattattttggtctatgtactctcctaacataatctaatgttttgctttcactgtaaagcctttttgaaatcggacaatgtggttacatcaaggacaagtgtatctttcaaatggtgtaaaatagtcgtatgtttgagaaattgaaattattgtattttttattttttgtatttcgcgccacgctgttccattggatattggctagacgttctgctagcggaacgcctagatgcaaCAGGTTTTAACTTGACATTCATGTGGTGTTGACAATTGTGTTGCCATAtagcaaaagtagtgcactatatacagaatagtgtgccatttgggatgcatactcaGTCAGTACCAACGCTGTCAAGGTAAAAGGTGTACCTGTGATGAGAGGAGAGTTGACCAGGCTCAGGTGCTTCAGTGCAGTGAAGGCCCGCAGCTGCCGGAGCAGCTCATTGGTAGAGTACGGGTAGCAGTTGAGGACAAATTTCTGCATTGGGCAGCCAAAAAAGAGCTCCAGGGTGCGTGGACGAAGGAGCCTCTCACGGGACATGTGACTGAGCAGGAGCTCTGCCAGCTCAGGGGTCAGACATGACAGACTGCTGCTGTACTGCATGCTGGGAGCTGAGAGAGGAGGAAATGCATTTTCTATGCAGCTTTACTGCCATGACATCTTTCTGTGATCTTGCTCAGGAATTTTTACACAACTGCAATAAACCACAACCAATATCATTGTATGTACAATTCTGACCATTTCTGAGGTGAGATGGTTGGGACAACAGTCGTTTGGCTAGGTCATTGTCTTGGCTAGCAGTGAGGCCCCTTTAACAATGTTTGAGTGCAAATAACAGTGTTGGACTTTAAAGTTGTTCTCTGACCTGTCATGAGGTTGACTGTGGCCCGGGTGGCCATGACACAAAGGGAGGGGACACTGGGCGTTCTGAAGGGTCTCTTGGGGGGAGACGGGTGGCCTTGGGAGGCCTGAGGGTCGTCCTGGGCGGCTCTCTGGAGGCGCTCTACTGCAGCCTGGCCCGCTGCCCCTGGCACCATGCGACCTGCAACCTCCTCTGGCTCCACTGCTGGGTCACCTACCACACCctccctgagagagagacacacacacacacacacacacacacacacacacatgtatgttcACATCAAGTCAACTAATTAAACAAAAGGGCACAAGGCTGCATCAAGATTCTCCACCCTTGTGTACACTTGCACACTCCCAGTCATGGATTTAACAATGGTGGAAAATTCCCCAAGCCAATGCTTACACAAATCCGATGCTTTAAATACATGACGGGGAATGTGCAAGTGCACACTGGCTAAAATGTGACAAAACTCTCATATTTACAGAACAAGTCCATAGTAGCAATGTTTTGGTCCTGGGACCTTCCTCAGGCAGCATGCCATCAAGCCTACATGCCAAATCTGAAGTCTGAATGCCAACACATCAAATCAACTCTTACGGTTGACCTTTGGCACACGTCTATGTGTTCAACAAGCAAGTTTATAACAAGGCGTTACAGTGCTGATCAAAACTCTacattgacaaaaaaaatccaCTTTCTATAGTTACCCATTACATTTTGTTGGGGCAAAAATGGTTTTGTTACAGTCGAAATGCTATGTGAAAATGgctttgttctttttttttaatttcacctttatttaaccaggtaggccagttgagaacaagttctcatttacaactgcgacctggtcaagataaagcatagcagtgcgacaaTAACAACAAAGTTAcacaaacaaatgtacagtcaataacacaaaagaaaagtaGAAAGATCTATGTACCGTTTGTGCAAATGGAGAAGAGTGGGAGGTAGGCATTAAacaggccatagaggcgaaaataattacaatttagcattaatactggagtgatatatgtgcagatgatgtgcaagtagagatactggggtgcaaaagagcaagagggtaagttataatatggggatgaggtagttgggtgtgctatttacagattggctgtgtacaggtacagtgattggtaagctgttctgacagctgatgcttaaagttagagagggagatataagactccagcttcagagatttttgcaattcgttccagtcatttgcagcagagaactggaaggaaaggcggccaaacaaGTGAtgactttggggatgaccagtgaaatatacctgctggagcgctgctacggatgggtgttgctatggtgaccagtgagctgagataaggtggggctttacctagcaaagacttatagatgaactggagccagtgggtttagcgacggatatgtagtgagggccagccaatgagagcatagaggttgcagtggtgggtagtatatggggctttggtgataaaacgggtggcactgtgatagactacatccagtttgctgtgtagagtgttgggggctattttgtaaatgacatcgccgaagtcaaggattggtaggatagtcagttttacgagggtatgtttggcggcatgagtaaaggatgctttgttgcgaaataggaagacgattctagattacattttggattggagacgcttaatgtgagtctggaaggagagtttacagtctaaccagacacctaggtatttgtagttgtccacattatAGTTGTCCacaatttgtagttgtccacatattctaggtcagaaccatccagagtcgGGCAGGAAGGTGCGGGCAgcaaatcggttgaagagcatgcacttagttttactagcatttaaaagcagttggaggccacggaaggagtgttttatggcgttgaagctcgtttgaagGTTTGTTAGCACATTGTCCAAAGGgcaagatgtatacagaatggcgtcgtctgcgtaaaggtggatcagagaatcaccagcagcaagagcgacatcattgatatatacagagaagagtcggcccgagaattgagccctgtggcacccccatagagactgccagaggtccggacaacaggccctccgatttgacacactgaactctatctggacccattacgcacgcaggctatgaggcagtgatcgctgagatcctggttaaagacaacagaggtgtatttagagggcaagttggtcaggatgatatctaagagggtgcccatgattacggatttggggttgtacctggtaggttccttgataatttgtgtgagattgagggcatctagcttcgATTGTAGGACGACCGGGGTGTTAAGcaagtcccagtttaggtcacctaacagtacgaactctgaaggtAGATGGgcggcgatcaattcacatatggtgtccagggcacagctgggggctgaagggggtctataacaagcagcaacggtgagagacttgtttctggaaaggtgtatttttaaaagaagaagctcgaattgtttgggcacagacctggatagtatgacagaactctgcaggctaattCCGCCCCCTTTgtcagttctatcttgtcagaaaatgttatagttagggatggaaatttcaggatttttggtggccttcctaagccaggattcagacaaggCTAGGACATAGTTATAGTCTAAATGCTATGTAAAAATGGTTTTGTTATAGTCTAAATGCTATGTATAAATGGTTTTGTTATAGTCTAAATGCTATGTAAAAATGGTTGAGTTGTATAGTGCTATTCAACTGGTAATTTTCCATGACTGTCTAGTTTTCCTCTTCTCACAGAGCACAAAGGAGTGATTTGCTGCTGGTTCCTTTGCATCAGAGGCCTGCGCAAGGTTGAAATCTTCTTGCAGCTAAATAGGCTTTAAAGCACTCATCACTTCCCTCTCTTAGACATGTAGGCTGTGAGAACCCCTTAGGAGAGGCAAGCAGTTCTTTGTGTAAGAAGTATATAATGACTGTGCGTGACTAACTTTGAGTTTCCTGTGGAGGCGATAGCATGGCTATGATATAGGCTAGGTTTAGGCTGGGCACTCACCGGAGTCTGTTCCCCTGGTCTGGCCAATGGTGTCTGGGCTCCATCCGGTTCTCTGGGAAGAAGGGTAACCGGGGCATACCTGCTGGAGTTGAAGGTCCAATGCAGaaatttttatctcaatatcaaaccaatttctgggtaacaattaagtacctcaCTGTGATTGTTTTGGACCATTTTAAATGAAAACCAAcaagcttcttagcaaagagcaatttctcaagcaagaattttgctaggattgTCTGGGAGTGGAAAACTGAACATTAGCTGTCATTGcctgagaggtttggaactctttattATAGGTCCATTagctaatttaccacctggtgatgtcaccactAAAACAGTGGGATAAAGCTTTTCAAacaactcttacactaaaagggcattatcataattgtcACAGTATTATCCCAACCTCATGGTGTGGAAATataaaaacacagaaaaaaaagaaaatcatgtttttgactgcactgggcctttaaccacAGTTATTACTTAAGGCCTTTATAATACAGAAACACTCAACACGCACACCAAAATCTCTATTAATTCTAACAGCGATACAGGTTGAATTACTTCAGAAAAATATCAAAACTACTTAACAATCTGAATGAATGTCTTCAAGACATAGGCCATCACATGCCTCTCACCAACATCTTCTCTACAATCACAATCTTCATCTTCATCTGTGACTGTAAAAAGGAATCCCCGGCAACAAGCTTCACAAACTCAGTGTCACACACAGATTACTGTCTGTCAGAATACCTCAGAGAGACagcttttttttttgttgatgaGTGCAGCGCCAACCGGTGAAAGTGGGACAGTCGGGGGCATTCACCTGCTATTTCCCAATCAAAGTAGCTTTCTCACAGTCAGAGAGGCGATAGAAAGGAGATCTCACATCATTAACTGCCCAGTTGGCTCACTATCATGACCGCAGCCATGGAAGGTTAGTTCAATGGATTTCTACACACTGGTTTACTTGACTTGCTGTACTGCTGACAGTAGATTAAATCCTACTGCAAATGGGGCTGCAGTGGTCATCAAGTTCAAAGCCATGGTCATTTGTGTAACAACTGTtacagagagtgagaggggtCATCTGTTTCAGACTGCAAAGAACACAGAGTTCAGAggaaagagaaaagaaagaggaagGGCTGAGAGTcaggggcagggtaagagtcaaTTCCAAACAGAGGGGGCAGTACCATTGAAGGGGAAGGGTggctctcccccctcctctggcAGCTCTTCATCTTCTGAGCTGGCAGCCTCCTCTGCATCACCAGGATTCAGCTTCTGGCCACGTCCTGTCAGTAAAAAAACAGCATCAAAACTTTGGTGTAGAGTGAAGTTGCCGCTAGATGCTAATCTTGGGTCGGTTTCACATTTTCCCCActcatggttaaggttaggattgggggacaggaagctgatcctagatctgaacCTATGGGAAACTGCACATTCAGCTAACCCAGAGAATGCGTGAAACAGTGCCTGTAATGGTGTTATGGTGTCATCACAAAGTGATGCCTCAAACTAGTGGGTCCATAATGTAATTGCCTGCGTAAGTAAGGCAATTATACAGCGCTACAGGGTACAGAATAACCATTTATACTCCAAGGAAATACATTTCTGAAGGTAGAAAAATAACTGACAAGTCATCAACTAGGATATTGAAGATGGCTGTGAGTGGATAAATTACATTCTGAATGGGATCTCCATGTGCCACACGCAAATCTTACCCCAGGAGTGAGAAGGTCCGGTCACTGGGGGACCAACACCGGGGATGCCTGCGTAGCCCACTGCTTCTTCCCACAACAGGTGAGGCAGAGGTGGGGGCAGAGCGggatcctccatccctccttcctccagCACTGGTATCTGTGGCTGGGGAGGCGCAGGAGGTGGAACCACCCCCTCCTCCTGGCCCAATAAGAGGTGTGCAGCTGGGCTGGGTGGGTCCAGGGGTGTCTCTGGGGGCGTGGTCTGGATGCAGAGGGCAGCATTGGGCATGAGCCCCAGGGAGCGCAGGGAGCAGGCCAACTCCGCCTCCCCAAAGCGTTTCCGCGGAAAcccctggaggagagagaaggaagccAGGGAGGGGTGGCGCCCAGAGATGTGCTCCACCACACTGCGCAGAGGGGCGTCGGCTGGGAAGCGCTCCCTCATGGACTCCCCAGAGGGAAGCCGGATctacagggacacagagagagggtgaAACCTCCATTATATCATACCACCTCAATCTCCATCTAAACGAGGCTACACAATTCATGCACGCCTCTCCAATAAAACAATAGGGATGCTCTCAAGTCAACAATCAAGACGAAAGTCTACCTATTCAGCTAGGCATATGTAAACATTGCCAGAGGAGGAGGGTATAGCCTCACCATGAGGATGCAGTTGTGTTCCACACTGGTCTGGACCGTACCCCCCAGCCTCTGGCCTTGGCTGCTGTCTGGAGGGGACATGGTCTCAGTGGGGGTGCTCGGCTGGGTCTTCTCCTGCAAGCTTCTCCGGTCCTCTGCAATACGCTTCAGCACCAGCTCACGCTCCTgagggaacaacacatacagtaccagtcaaaagtttggacacacctactcattcaagggtttttctttagttttactattttctacattgtagaataatagtgaaaacatcaaaactatgaaataacacatatggaatcatctagtaaacaaaaaaaagtgttaaatcaaattatacttgagattcttcaaagtagccaccctttgccttgatgacagctttgcacacacttggcattctctcaaccagcttcatgaggaatgcttttccaacagtcttgaaggagttctcacttGCGCTAAGCACTTGTTaggtgcttttccttcactcttcggtccaactcatcccaaaccatctcaattgggttgaggttgggtgattgcagtggccaggtcatctgatgcagcactccatcactctccttcttggtcaaacagcccttacacagcctggaggtgtgttttgggacacagtcccactaagcgaaagcagatgggatggagtaccgctgcagaatgctgtggtagccatgctggttaagggtgccttgaattctaaataaatcaccgacagtgtcaccagcaaagcacgctCACACCATCTCCGCAGCCATGGAAGGTTAGTTCAGTGGATTTATACACTGGTTCACTTGACctgctgtaaaaaaaataaagattcCCAAGGGACAGTAGATTAAATCCTACTGCAAATGGGGCTGCAGTGGTCATCAAGTTCAAAGCCATGGTCATTTGTGTAACAACTGTTAGAGAGTGAGAGGGGTCATCTGTTTCAGACTGCAAAGatgtttaatgtccattgcttgtgtttcttgacccaagaaagtcttcttattggtttcctttagtagaggtttctttTCAGTaactcgaccatgaaggcctgattcatgcagtctcctctgatgAGTCTGTTACATCCCAAGtatttacttgggctgcaatctgaggtgcagttaattctcATGAACtctcttcagcagaggtaactctgggtcttcctttcctgtggcggtcctcatgagagctcatttcatcatagcgcttgacggtttttgcaactgtacttgaagaaactgtcaaagttcttaaaatgttccaaactgactgaccttcaggtcttaaagtaatgatgaactgtcgtttctctttgcttatttgagctgttcttgccataatatggacttggtcttttaccaaatagggcaatcttctgtataccacccgtaccttgtcacaacacaactgattggctcaaacgcattaagaaggaaagaaattccacaaatgaacttaacaaggcacaactgttaattgaaatgcatttcaggtgactacctcatgaagctggttgagagaatgctaagagtgtgcaaagctgtcatcaaggcaaagggtggctactttgaagaatctcaaatataaaatacattttgatttgtttaagagttttttggttactatatgattccatgtgttatttcatagtgaagacatcaaaactagtattctacaatgtagaaaatagtaaaaataaagtaaaaccctggaatgagtaggtgtgtccaaacttttgactggtacagtatgtcAGGTATCATGTCATGTCTGAGTGTGACTTGTTTGCAAAAAGGCAGAAGATATAGTCTCAATGATTTGAATAAACCAATATTCCGTATCAATTGTGTGCACTGAAGTATGTAACACTAGCAAGTACCACCCTGTGGCTATGctgagtgtgtttatgtgtgcgcTCAGTGTGTTTCAGCTGATCAGTCAGGCAGGTGCTGCTGACCTGTTTCTTCTGCCTCCTCTCATTCCTGGCCTCGTTGGCTACACGCATCCTCTGCTGCTCCTGGAAGTCACTCTTGTCCTGCCTGATACGGGACTCCAACGGCGGGGTGTCTGTGGATGGACTGGAGGGCTGTGGGGGTCCCAGGACTAAAGCGGGGCCTTCAGGCACACATTACAAACAGAGTGGCCGAGCGGTCTAAGCCGCTGTCTCTGAagcacatgtactgtatgttgtacCGCTGCCAGGATGGGTTCAAATCCATCTCAATTCTCTTTCAGCACGCTTTCCTTTCACCTCTATCTATCCAATAAacttacaaaatactttttttttaatattttttttttttacattggaaacAGAAAGAACTGTCTTAAAATAAAGGGTCAAATACCTAGCTGCTATGTCCGGAGTAGGTTGATGTTTAGCCTCAAGCTTCAGTAAAGTAATACATTTAAGGCTACAATTATAAGCCAGAAATGTGTCTGGGGTGTACTGAAATAGCATCACTATATAACAAATAAGCAGTCTTGGAAAGTTGGAGGGAGATAAGCTTGGAAACAAAAAGCTTGGATAATTCCTGCAAATTATACAGAATGGCCTGTCCTGTACAAAGTTCCCTTGTATCTGCAGCTGTAAACAAGGTAGCATCCCCCAAATTCCAGAGCGTGGACTGAAGAGTCCATTCTTGTCTGTAAAATTCTGAACAGTCCCTTCACAAGTCAGAATgttgaatacatttcatttgaactTACTCTACCGGTTGTGCGCTGATCCCATCGTTGTTGGAAAGTTTaaacaaaatatccacaggaaagtatcaTTAAACTGACTTCAAAAACACAGGTTTCTGTGTGCTGCTCCCACGATTGTTTGTTCATCACCTGAGGCACGCGCTCAAGAGTTAAGTACATGCACACAATGCATGCATACTAACCAAAGTCTTGCAGGCTTCTACATGGATTTGCGCATGTACCAGGTGATGAAATCTCAACGGCAGTACAAGCGTTTTGAAAAGCTTGATTAATAATATACATTTCTAGAGTCATAAGGAACAACCGCACAGACAACAGGTAGAGTATTTAACATTCTGGCTTGTATAGCAGTCTCAGACTAATACCTGCTACCACAGTCTGATAAATTAGGCTACAAACAAGGCAAAGCCAGTCTGCTGCTAGAAGTTTTACAAGACAGGTATTTGACTTGTACAAAAGGGGTAAATGACTGAGCAGGGGTCAATTGTGCACAATAAGACACAGGACTATTACATTACAGTATGCAATCAACCATGGGAAACAAATGTCTAATGACTCTTAAAAAATGGTGTGACATACCTCTACTGTCAGTGTGCGATGTCTGTGCCTGTGATGTGCTTGGGGGGAAAGAGCTCCCTGCATCTTTGGGAGGG contains:
- the LOC115154810 gene encoding uncharacterized protein LOC115154810 isoform X3, with the translated sequence MDSTPTIGELFRTLCEMGFSEEQIQSALQAGHFSVPDAAEWLLQGENLRHKLVKNPSQPVGTPFAAFNPPKDAGSSFPPSTSQAQTSHTDSRVLGPPQPSSPSTDTPPLESRIRQDKSDFQEQQRMRVANEARNERRQKKQERELVLKRIAEDRRSLQEKTQPSTPTETMSPPDSSQGQRLGGTVQTSVEHNCILMIRLPSGESMRERFPADAPLRSVVEHISGRHPSLASFSLLQGFPRKRFGEAELACSLRSLGLMPNAALCIQTTPPETPLDPPSPAAHLLLGQEEGVVPPPAPPQPQIPVLEEGGMEDPALPPPLPHLLWEEAVGYAGIPGVGPPVTGPSHSWGRGQKLNPGDAEEAASSEDEELPEEGGEPPFPFNAGMPRLPFFPENRMEPRHHWPDQGNRLREGVVGDPAVEPEEVAGRMVPGAAGQAAVERLQRAAQDDPQASQGHPSPPKRPFRTPSVPSLCVMATRATVNLMTAPSMQYSSSLSCLTPELAELLLSHMSRERLLRPRTLELFFGCPMQKFVLNCYPYSTNELLRQLRAFTALKHLSLVNSPLITDTGLSVLCSLLKLQHLNLTSCSKLTDSCLQHITGLKSLSFLSLDQTKVSDVGMVLYLQSAPSSLTQLSLNQTSVTEATLAALPACVPQLRLLSVKHTKVRDVSALAALPSLQTLYLDGTGVREGSLECLAIHSTLSALSLAGISVADGNHALQIISGLRLTQLTLPGRHSVTDAGLTFLSRLSLLSELDLTDYTHVTDHGVTQLATMTRLKRLSLSNTQVTDMGLPSLCSLQELLELCLDRTAVTSRGVAALVTCLPHLQVLSLASTQVGDTVVRRGLVHCAQLFKLNLSRTRITDHGLKFLKRMRLSQVNLEGSGVTPSGISNLIASCPHITSIRASHTRAIPPDQVSDDDDNQ
- the LOC115154810 gene encoding uncharacterized protein LOC115154810 isoform X1; translated protein: MDSTPTIGELFRTLCEMGFSEEQIQSALQAGHFSVPDAAEWLLQGENLRHKLVKNPSQPVGTPFAAFNPPKDAGSSFPPSTSQAQTSHTDSRGPALVLGPPQPSSPSTDTPPLESRIRQDKSDFQEQQRMRVANEARNERRQKKQERELVLKRIAEDRRSLQEKTQPSTPTETMSPPDSSQGQRLGGTVQTSVEHNCILMIRLPSGESMRERFPADAPLRSVVEHISGRHPSLASFSLLQGFPRKRFGEAELACSLRSLGLMPNAALCIQTTPPETPLDPPSPAAHLLLGQEEGVVPPPAPPQPQIPVLEEGGMEDPALPPPLPHLLWEEAVGYAGIPGVGPPVTGPSHSWGRGQKLNPGDAEEAASSEDEELPEEGGEPPFPFNAGMPRLPFFPENRMEPRHHWPDQGNRLREGVVGDPAVEPEEVAGRMVPGAAGQAAVERLQRAAQDDPQASQGHPSPPKRPFRTPSVPSLCVMATRATVNLMTAPSMQYSSSLSCLTPELAELLLSHMSRERLLRPRTLELFFGCPMQKFVLNCYPYSTNELLRQLRAFTALKHLSLVNSPLITDTGLSVLCSLLKLQHLNLTSCSKLTDSCLQHITGLKSLSFLSLDQTKVSDVGMVLYLQSAPSSLTQLSLNQTSVTEATLAALPACVPQLRLLSVKHTKVRDVSALAALPSLQTLYLDGTGVREGSLECLAIHSTLSALSLAGISVADGNHALQIISGLRLTQLTLPGRHSVTDAGLTFLSRLSLLSELDLTDYTHVTDHGVTQLATMTRLKRLSLSNTQVTDMGLPSLCSLQELLELCLDRTAVTSRGVAALVTCLPHLQVLSLASTQVGDTVVRRGLVHCAQLFKLNLSRTRITDHGLKFLKRMRLSQVNLEGSGVTPSGISNLIASCPHITSIRASHTRAIPPDQVSDDDDNQ
- the LOC115154810 gene encoding uncharacterized protein LOC115154810 isoform X2; amino-acid sequence: MDSTPTIGELFRTLCEMGFSEEQIQSALQAGHFSVPDAAEWLLQGENLRHKLVKNPSQPVGTPFAAFNPPKDAGSSFPPSTSQAQTSHTDSRGPALVLGPPQPSSPSTDTPPLESRIRQDKSDFQEQQRMRVANEARNERRQKKQERELVLKRIAEDRRSLQEKTQPSTPTETMSPPDSSQGQRLGGTVQTSVEHNCILMIRLPSGESMRERFPADAPLRSVVEHISGRHPSLASFSLLQGFPRKRFGEAELACSLRSLGLMPNAALCIQTTPPETPLDPPSPAAHLLLGQEEGVVPPPAPPQPQIPVLEEGGMEDPALPPPLPHLLWEEAVGYAGIPGVGPPVTGPSHSWGRGQKLNPGDAEEAASSEDEELPEEGGEPPFPFNGMPRLPFFPENRMEPRHHWPDQGNRLREGVVGDPAVEPEEVAGRMVPGAAGQAAVERLQRAAQDDPQASQGHPSPPKRPFRTPSVPSLCVMATRATVNLMTAPSMQYSSSLSCLTPELAELLLSHMSRERLLRPRTLELFFGCPMQKFVLNCYPYSTNELLRQLRAFTALKHLSLVNSPLITDTGLSVLCSLLKLQHLNLTSCSKLTDSCLQHITGLKSLSFLSLDQTKVSDVGMVLYLQSAPSSLTQLSLNQTSVTEATLAALPACVPQLRLLSVKHTKVRDVSALAALPSLQTLYLDGTGVREGSLECLAIHSTLSALSLAGISVADGNHALQIISGLRLTQLTLPGRHSVTDAGLTFLSRLSLLSELDLTDYTHVTDHGVTQLATMTRLKRLSLSNTQVTDMGLPSLCSLQELLELCLDRTAVTSRGVAALVTCLPHLQVLSLASTQVGDTVVRRGLVHCAQLFKLNLSRTRITDHGLKFLKRMRLSQVNLEGSGVTPSGISNLIASCPHITSIRASHTRAIPPDQVSDDDDNQ